From Chryseobacterium shandongense, the proteins below share one genomic window:
- a CDS encoding HlyD family secretion protein, protein MYKIRIITLAIAVATSLTACNDNKVSFDASGSFEAEENIISSEATGTIKQFSIEEGQTLEAGQEIGYIDSLQLYLKKKQLEAQITAILGKKPNIPVQLSALQEQLSTTEKERTRIANLVKGDAATPKQLDDINAQIEVLKKQIEAQKSTLSISSEGLGKDVVPLQVQIEQLNDQLRKCQIINPIGGTVLAKYAEANEMTTIGKPLYKIADLSNIILRAYITSNQLTQVKLNQKVKVLTDDGKGGFKETEGTVTWINEKAEFTPKTIQTKDERANMVYAVKIKVKNDGSYKVGMYGEIKFQ, encoded by the coding sequence ATGTATAAAATAAGAATAATCACATTGGCAATAGCTGTTGCAACATCACTAACAGCTTGCAACGATAATAAAGTTTCATTTGATGCTTCAGGAAGTTTTGAAGCAGAGGAAAACATTATTTCATCGGAAGCCACAGGAACAATCAAACAATTCAGTATTGAGGAGGGGCAAACATTAGAAGCAGGACAGGAAATTGGCTACATAGACAGTTTACAATTGTATTTGAAGAAAAAACAGTTGGAAGCACAGATAACAGCCATTTTGGGAAAAAAGCCTAATATACCTGTTCAACTATCAGCCTTGCAGGAACAGCTTAGCACTACCGAAAAGGAACGGACAAGAATAGCCAATTTGGTAAAAGGTGATGCAGCTACACCCAAGCAGTTGGACGACATCAACGCACAAATTGAAGTGCTGAAAAAACAGATAGAAGCACAAAAATCCACATTAAGCATTTCAAGCGAGGGCTTAGGCAAAGACGTTGTGCCGTTGCAGGTGCAGATTGAGCAACTGAACGACCAGTTAAGAAAGTGTCAAATCATCAATCCGATAGGCGGAACAGTGCTTGCCAAATATGCCGAAGCCAACGAAATGACCACAATAGGAAAACCGCTTTACAAAATTGCCGATTTGTCAAACATCATTTTGAGGGCTTACATCACAAGCAATCAACTCACACAAGTAAAACTGAACCAAAAAGTAAAAGTGCTTACCGATGACGGCAAAGGCGGTTTCAAAGAAACAGAGGGAACTGTAACGTGGATAAATGAAAAAGCCGAGTTTACACCAAAAACCATTCAGACCAAAGACGAAAGGGCAAATATGGTGTATGCCGTAAAGATTAAAGTTAAAAATGACGGTTCATACAAAGTAGGTATGTATGGCGAAATAAAATTTCAGTAA
- a CDS encoding TolC family protein, with the protein MIKIVNKRKSKWLIVLMLICGHWSMAQHSNSLSLDNCLEMAKQNYPLIRQYTLIEKTKEYSIANAQKAYLPQFNVAGQATYQSAVTQIPISLPNVDIPTMSKDQYRLYGEVSQSITDLFTVKDQKEYINANSEIEVQKTEVELYKLRERINNLYFGILLIDEQVKQTELLKKDIQSGIEKTNVAIANGVALKSTADNLKAELLKADQRTIELKATRKGYADMLALFINNPIDENTVLEKPHRQMLTNAINRPELKLFDLQKKSFDAQEKLITAKNIPRLSAFFQGGLGRPGLNMLDNDFQGYYIGGLRLSWNITGFYTYKNEKKMLANSQSMIDIQRETFLFNTNLTLKQQNADITKMQELIETDKRIVTLRESVKNTTQNQLTYGTATTNDYLIAVNAEDQAKQNLILHEIQLLMTEYNTQTTAGN; encoded by the coding sequence ATGATTAAAATAGTAAATAAACGAAAATCGAAATGGCTCATTGTCTTAATGCTGATATGTGGCCATTGGTCAATGGCACAACACAGCAATTCATTGAGCCTTGATAACTGCCTTGAAATGGCAAAGCAGAATTATCCTTTGATAAGGCAATACACGCTGATAGAAAAAACAAAAGAATATTCTATTGCCAATGCTCAAAAAGCGTATTTACCGCAGTTCAATGTAGCAGGACAGGCAACCTATCAATCCGCAGTTACGCAAATACCAATCTCATTGCCCAACGTGGATATTCCGACAATGAGCAAAGACCAATACAGGCTATATGGCGAAGTATCACAGTCCATTACAGACCTGTTTACCGTGAAAGACCAAAAGGAATACATCAATGCCAATTCCGAAATAGAAGTACAAAAAACAGAAGTAGAGCTTTACAAGTTAAGAGAGCGTATCAACAACCTTTATTTTGGGATATTATTGATTGATGAACAGGTTAAACAAACCGAATTACTTAAAAAGGATATTCAAAGCGGTATCGAAAAAACCAATGTAGCCATTGCCAACGGAGTAGCTTTAAAAAGCACAGCCGATAATCTGAAAGCGGAATTACTGAAAGCGGACCAACGTACCATTGAACTGAAAGCCACACGCAAAGGCTATGCGGATATGTTGGCTTTGTTTATCAATAATCCCATTGATGAAAATACAGTGCTGGAGAAACCACATCGGCAAATGCTTACCAACGCAATCAACCGTCCCGAACTAAAACTTTTCGACCTGCAAAAGAAATCCTTTGATGCACAGGAAAAGCTGATTACAGCTAAGAACATACCTCGTTTGAGTGCATTTTTTCAAGGCGGTTTGGGCAGACCGGGTTTGAATATGTTGGATAATGACTTTCAAGGTTACTATATCGGTGGTTTACGGTTGAGTTGGAACATTACGGGCTTCTACACTTATAAGAACGAAAAGAAAATGCTTGCTAACAGTCAAAGTATGATAGACATACAAAGGGAAACTTTTTTGTTCAATACCAACCTCACATTGAAACAGCAAAATGCAGATATAACAAAAATGCAGGAATTGATTGAAACCGACAAACGTATCGTAACACTTCGTGAAAGCGTGAAAAATACCACACAAAACCAACTTACTTATGGTACGGCAACTACAAACGATTATCTCATTGCTGTAAATGCGGAAGACCAAGCAAAGCAAAATCTGATTTTACACGAAATACAGCTTTTAATGACAGAGTACAACACTCAAACAACAGCAGGAAATTAG
- a CDS encoding NAD(P)-dependent oxidoreductase, with amino-acid sequence MTKKINTFVFEAPGGTGKEILIKLLEQKHQVFALARDAETLNITDEILKIIKGSIYNPETYQNELSKRDLVISALVTGTSRKPTEIYSKGGQQVVTAMQKANVKRLITLTAGAFDPTDPATRNFIVKYIVQPLFKNIYSDMQKWETILENSEEIDWTIIRPSRLLNGKEKIKYRVQLDHCPKGGSKINRSDLADFIVKQINSDKYIHQKVAIAY; translated from the coding sequence ATGACTAAAAAAATCAACACCTTTGTATTTGAGGCCCCAGGCGGAACAGGTAAAGAAATCCTGATAAAGTTGTTAGAACAAAAACACCAGGTATTTGCTTTAGCCCGAGATGCCGAAACATTGAACATTACAGATGAGATCCTGAAAATAATCAAGGGTAGTATTTACAATCCCGAAACGTATCAAAACGAGTTAAGCAAACGCGACCTTGTAATTTCTGCATTGGTTACAGGGACATCAAGAAAACCGACAGAAATTTATTCAAAAGGCGGACAACAGGTTGTTACGGCAATGCAGAAAGCAAATGTAAAAAGGCTTATTACTTTGACCGCAGGAGCATTTGACCCTACCGACCCTGCAACCCGAAATTTCATTGTAAAATATATCGTTCAACCCTTATTTAAAAACATCTATTCCGATATGCAGAAATGGGAAACCATTTTAGAAAACAGCGAGGAAATTGATTGGACTATTATTAGACCAAGCCGACTACTGAACGGAAAAGAAAAAATCAAGTATCGTGTACAGCTCGACCATTGCCCGAAAGGAGGTAGTAAAATAAACCGAAGCGATTTAGCAGACTTCATTGTTAAGCAAATCAATTCAGATAAATACATTCATCAGAAAGTGGCTATTGCATATTAG
- a CDS encoding TetR/AcrR family transcriptional regulator yields MAKSKDPKKIDTSTEEKIIEAARKVFLEKGYAATRTRDIAEEAGINLALLNYYFRSKEKLFQLVMVEKLQQLFSVVLPIVNNDELTLEQKLETLAENYIGLLIDNSDLPIFILSEIRANPERFKDRLQVQHILKNSSLVRQIQEKRPDVEPVHFIVSLLGMTIFPFIAKPILFSDTTRFNTLMEERKKLVAKWAKAILET; encoded by the coding sequence ATGGCGAAGTCTAAAGACCCGAAGAAAATAGATACTTCCACAGAAGAAAAAATCATAGAGGCAGCTCGTAAAGTATTTCTCGAAAAAGGCTATGCAGCTACACGCACCCGTGATATTGCTGAAGAAGCGGGGATAAACTTGGCTTTGCTCAACTACTATTTTCGTAGTAAGGAGAAACTGTTCCAATTGGTTATGGTGGAAAAGCTACAACAGTTGTTTAGTGTGGTATTGCCCATAGTCAACAATGATGAGTTAACGCTCGAACAGAAATTGGAAACCCTTGCCGAAAACTATATCGGTTTGCTTATTGACAATTCTGATTTGCCTATTTTTATATTGAGTGAAATAAGAGCAAACCCGGAAAGATTTAAGGATAGATTGCAAGTGCAACATATTTTGAAGAACTCTTCCCTTGTACGTCAGATACAGGAAAAAAGACCCGATGTAGAACCGGTACACTTTATTGTTTCCCTTTTGGGAATGACTATTTTTCCGTTTATAGCCAAGCCTATTCTATTTTCAGATACAACAAGGTTCAATACCCTGATGGAAGAAAGAAAGAAATTAGTTGCCAAATGGGCAAAAGCCATTTTGGAAACGTAG
- the mobC gene encoding conjugal transfer protein MobC produces the protein MQGEDDLRGLAKIMAFMRAVSILLVLMHLYWFCYGFFLERGWTLEIINKMLGNFDRTAGLFSHTLYTKAFALVLLALSCLGTKGVKNEKITWAKIYVALGVGFVLFFLNTPLLKLSPVIGTFLYILTISLGYIALLMAGVWMSRLLRTNLMDDVFNNENESFQQETKLMENEYSVNLPTKFYYKGKWNNGWINIVNPFRASIVLGTPGSGKSYAIVNNYIKQQIEKGFSMYIYDFKFDDLSTIAYNHLLKHRDKYKVQPKFYVINFDDPRKSHRCNPLNPDFMTDISDAYEAAYTIMLNLNRSWIQKQGDFFVESPIILLAAIIWYLKIYEDGKYCTFPHAIELLNKKYSDVFTILTSYSDLENYLSPFMDAWQGGAQDQLQGQIASAKIPLSRMISPQLYWVMTGDDFTLDINNPKEPKILCVGNNPDRQNIYSAALGLYNSRIVKLINKKGQLKSSVIIDELPTIYFRGLDNLIATARSNKVAVCLGFQDFSQLTRDYGDKESKVIQNTVGNIFSGQVVGETAKSLSERFGKVLQKRQSMTINRNDKSTSISTQLDSLIPASKISTLTQGMFVGSVSDNFDERIEQKIFHAEIVVDNEKVASETKAYQKIPQILSFVDEQGEDKMKQQIESNYRQIKQDIVQIIETELERIKNDPNLQHLVQEG, from the coding sequence ATGCAGGGAGAAGACGATTTAAGAGGTTTAGCCAAAATAATGGCTTTTATGCGGGCAGTCAGTATTCTTTTGGTGCTGATGCACCTTTATTGGTTCTGCTACGGGTTCTTTTTAGAACGTGGTTGGACGTTGGAAATAATCAACAAGATGTTAGGCAATTTCGACCGGACGGCGGGCTTGTTTTCACATACCCTTTATACCAAGGCGTTCGCTTTGGTTTTGCTTGCTTTGAGTTGTTTGGGAACGAAAGGCGTAAAAAATGAGAAGATAACCTGGGCTAAAATCTACGTGGCTTTGGGCGTTGGTTTTGTGCTGTTCTTTCTGAACACGCCGTTGTTAAAGCTATCTCCGGTAATAGGCACATTTCTGTATATCCTTACTATCTCGTTAGGTTATATTGCTTTGCTGATGGCGGGCGTATGGATGAGCCGCTTGCTTCGTACCAACTTAATGGACGATGTTTTCAACAACGAGAACGAGAGCTTTCAACAGGAAACAAAGCTGATGGAAAATGAATATTCCGTTAACCTGCCTACCAAATTTTACTACAAAGGCAAATGGAACAACGGTTGGATAAACATTGTAAATCCTTTCAGGGCATCAATCGTGTTGGGTACTCCGGGTTCCGGTAAATCTTATGCCATCGTAAACAACTACATCAAGCAGCAGATTGAGAAAGGCTTTAGTATGTATATATATGATTTTAAATTTGATGACCTTTCCACCATTGCCTACAATCATTTATTGAAGCATCGGGATAAGTACAAAGTTCAACCAAAATTCTATGTGATAAATTTCGATGACCCACGCAAGAGCCATAGGTGCAATCCACTCAATCCCGATTTTATGACAGACATTTCCGACGCTTACGAAGCGGCTTACACCATAATGCTGAACCTTAACCGTAGCTGGATACAGAAGCAAGGGGATTTTTTCGTGGAAAGCCCAATTATCCTATTGGCTGCCATTATTTGGTATCTGAAAATCTATGAGGATGGTAAGTATTGTACATTCCCGCACGCCATTGAATTGCTGAATAAAAAGTATTCGGACGTATTTACCATTCTGACCTCATATTCCGATTTGGAAAACTATCTTTCTCCGTTTATGGATGCCTGGCAAGGTGGCGCACAAGACCAATTGCAGGGACAGATTGCATCGGCAAAAATCCCTTTGTCAAGAATGATTAGCCCGCAGTTGTATTGGGTTATGACCGGCGATGATTTTACGCTTGACATCAACAACCCGAAAGAACCTAAAATTTTGTGCGTGGGTAATAATCCCGACCGCCAAAATATCTACTCCGCAGCATTGGGTTTATACAATTCGAGAATTGTAAAGCTCATCAACAAAAAAGGGCAATTAAAGAGTTCGGTAATCATAGATGAGTTACCCACGATTTATTTTAGGGGACTGGACAACCTCATCGCAACGGCGAGAAGTAATAAGGTAGCCGTATGTTTGGGCTTTCAGGATTTTTCGCAATTAACAAGGGATTACGGCGACAAAGAGAGCAAGGTAATTCAGAATACGGTAGGTAATATTTTCAGTGGTCAGGTGGTTGGCGAAACGGCAAAGAGCCTTTCAGAACGCTTCGGTAAAGTATTGCAGAAACGCCAAAGTATGACGATTAACCGCAACGATAAATCTACCTCCATTTCCACACAGTTAGACAGCCTTATTCCGGCTTCTAAAATCTCAACACTTACACAAGGTATGTTCGTGGGTTCGGTATCGGACAACTTCGATGAGCGCATTGAGCAAAAAATCTTCCACGCTGAAATTGTAGTGGATAATGAAAAGGTCGCTTCCGAAACCAAAGCCTATCAAAAGATACCGCAAATTTTATCTTTTGTAGATGAGCAGGGCGAGGATAAAATGAAACAGCAGATTGAAAGCAATTACCGTCAGATAAAGCAAGACATTGTACAGATTATCGAAACTGAATTGGAACGTATCAAGAATGACCCTAACTTACAGCATTTGGTGCAAGAGGGATAA
- a CDS encoding GDCCVxC domain-containing (seleno)protein: MEIILQSTITCPNCGHKKEETMPTDACQYFYECEKCKQVLKPKQGDCCVYCSYGSVPCPPIQQDKKCC, from the coding sequence ATGGAAATCATATTGCAATCAACAATTACTTGCCCCAACTGCGGACACAAGAAAGAAGAAACAATGCCGACAGACGCTTGCCAATATTTCTACGAATGTGAAAAATGCAAACAAGTTCTTAAACCAAAACAAGGAGACTGTTGTGTTTATTGTAGTTACGGAAGTGTTCCTTGTCCACCAATTCAGCAGGACAAAAAATGTTGCTGA